In Tenacibaculum sp. 190524A02b, the genomic stretch ATATTCTTTATTGGAAATATCTCATCCTTATCTCCATGAATATGAACTACATTAGGTAAGTTTTCTTCTTGGTACCAATGTAACACATTATAAATAGCCCAATGTAAATAATCTTTATCTCTTACAGATAAATAAATTTTATACAGCTCGGCTCTCTTTTTTAAATAGTCGTTAAAAAAGTACTGTTCATACTTTTCTATATTAGAAACTATGTTAGCTGGAAATAATTTGTACGCTTTAGTTACCTGTGCTAATTTTAATCGTTTAGGTAATTCTTTATTACTTTTTATACTAGAAATGATAATTACTTTTCTGTAAGTGATGTGCTTGCTCATTTCTTGTACCATAACTCCTCCAAATGAAACTCCTACTAATATTGGATTTTCATGTTTTATGAAACTACACATTCTTTTTGCGTATTCTTGAATGGATTCATTTATAGATTTTGGTAAAATCCATTCTAAAAAATGCAATTCAAAGGTTTCTTCTGGTAAAGTAAGGTATTCAAATATTTTTGTATTGGCTGCTAAGCCTGGTACAAAATAAATAGGTATTTTAGGCATTCTTCTTATTCTATGTATTTTCTTTCTAATAACAGTCCTTCAACATACTCATGTACGTCTACTAATTCTGCTGGAATATTATTCCATAAACGAATTTGTATTTGTTTTTCTTTATAAGTTATATAGGTACTTGGTAAATCCATTACTCTTGGATTATCATATACATCATTAAAACTTTCAAAGTCTTTGCTTGATAGTTTTTTATTTAATTTTTCAAGTTCTTCTTTTGACAACTTAAAAGCACGTTTCCCTTTTTCCATAACAAACTGCTCTCCATTGTAAGCTACATTTCCATTTTTATCTATAGTTATCTCATATACTGGACATTCACCAAAACAGTTTGTTTTACGAATGCTAATCAATCTGTTTTTTTCTTTTTCTATAATTTCATTTAATTGTTTTTTACTGTTTTTACTTACTAAACGGAATTCACCTGTTTCTTGTAATCTTTTTTCCCAAAAATCTCTTTTATCTTCTGGCACTTTTACAACACCTATTTGAGTTGCTTTAGTATCATAAGCTGTTTTACTCCAAGTTAATCCACTATTTTTGATTAGTGCCTTTACATCATTACTACTCTTGGCATTTTTTAACACTACTATTAATTCGTCCTTTGGGTCTTTAGGTTCTGCTACTTTTTCAGTTGTCGCTTTTGACGCTGCTTCAGGAGTTGCTTCTGTAGTTTTTTTAGGAGAACTACAATTTAATGCTAAAATTAACATAGAGGATAGAAGGTATTTCATAATGTGTTTTTAATTTTTTGTTGTTGATATAATAACAACATTAAAAGTACATTATTTTTTATCGTTAAAAATAGATAAGTTAAATTTTTTATCGATTAACCAAATTGGTCCCCAAACAAACAAGGTAAAACTATTGATTATAGTAGTAATAACTACTCTTCGTATGCATAAACAATATAAGATGTCTTTTAAACTTCTATTTTTACTCACTTCATTTACTCCAAAAAAATGAGCTACGGACTTAGGTTTTATACTCCTAATAACATCTATTCGATCTTTAATTAAAATATATAGAAAAACTATCACTCCAATACCTATTAGACATTGGAAAATAGTTTCTATATTTTCTAAACTCAAAATATTACTTAAAAAATTAACAAAAATCAAACCTTACCAAACCGTCTTCATCAATAGTAGTTAAAGTTACTTGGTGTAATGTGTTTACTAACTCAGGATTCCAAGGTGTTTTTACTTTTAGATAGTTTTCTGTAAATCCGTGAATGTAACCTTCTTTATTCTCTCCTTCAAATAATACTGTTAAAGTATTTCCTAATTGACTTTCATAAAAAGCTCTTCTTTTCTTAACTGATAAGCCTCTTAGCATTTTGCTTCGTTTTGCTCGTACGTTTTTAGGAACTACTCCATCCATCTCTACCGCTTCAGTATTTGCTCTTTCTGAATAGGTAAATACATGTAGGTAAGAAATATTTAATTCACTTAAGTAGTTATAAGTTTCTAAAAACAACTCATCTGTTTCACCTGGAAACCCTACGATTACATCTACTCCAATACAGGCATTAGGCATTACCTGCTTAATTTTTGTTACTCGATCTGTATAAACTCTACGCAAGTAACGTCTTTTCATTCTTTTTAATAAGGTATCACTTCCAGATTGTAATGGGATATGAAAATGCGGAACAAAGGTGTTAGATTTTGATACAAAGTCAATGGTTTCGTCCTTTAATAAATTAGGCTCTATAGATGAAATTCGTAATCGGTGAATTCCTTCAACTTTATCTAAAGCCTGAACTAACTCTAAGAATGTATGCTCATGTTTTTTATTTCCAAACTCTCCTTTTCCATAGTCTCCAATATTAACGCCTGTTAATACAATTTCTTTAATTCCTTTTTCTGCAATTTCTTTCGCATTTTTTAAAACATTTTCTAAAGTATCACTTCTAGAAATTCCTCTAGCTAAAGGAATGGTACAGTAGGTACATTTATAATCGCAACCATCTTGTACTTTTAAAAAAGCTCTTGTTCTGTCTCCTATTGAATAGGAACCTACATAAAAATCAGCTTCTTCAATTTCACAAGAGTGTACTTCTCCTATTTCATTTTTTGTTAAATCGTTAATATAACTGGTAACATTGAACTTTTCTGTAGCTCCTAATACTAAATCTACCCCATCAACATTCGCTAATTCTTCAGGTTTTAACTGTGCATAACAACCCACTCCAATCACAAATGCTTCTTCATTTTGTTTTAAAGCCGATTTTACAATGGTTTTAAAACGTTTATCTGCATTTTCTGTTACGGAACACGTGTTTATTACATACACATCTGCTTTTTCTTCAAATTCAACACGTTCAAAACCTTCATTTACAAAGTTTCTGGCAATGGTTGATGTTTCTGAGAAATTTAATTTACATCCTAAGGTGTAAAAAGCTACTTTTTTATCTGCAATCATTCTTTCCTAATATCCTTAAATAAAGAAGTGGTTTAAATTTTTTAGTTTCAACCGAAAAAGTTTAAATCACTTCAAAAAAATAAAAGCTTTTGGATAAGTCTTTATTTTTTTAGAAGTTCGTACCTATTACTGCTTTTCTGTCTACGACAGATTTTAAAAATGCAAAAGTACTTAATTTATGGTGATTTTTGAAACGGAAAGATTAATAGTTAGAAAACTCATTTTAGAGGATTTAGATGGTTTTCATGAAATGCAAAGCAATCCTAAAGTTATGCAATATGCAGATGGTGAGGTTAAGAGTTATTTAGAACACAAATCTGAGCTAATTTCACTTATAGATAAATACACAATTCCTGATAATGATTTTTGGATTTATGCTATTGTTAGAAAAAGTGATGTTACCTTTGTGGGTACAGTAGCTTTGGTTAAAGATGGTACGGATGATGAAATTGGTTATCGTTTTTTAGAAACGTATTGGGGTAATGGTTATGCTACTGAGATTTGTAAAGGATTGATTTCTTATTGTAAATCTATAGGTATGAAAAAATTAATTGGTTATGTGGTAGATAAAAATATAGCTTCTGCTAAAATATTAGAGCGTTATAACTTTACCCTTGTTAAAAGGTTTGTTAGCGAAGATATTGGTTTACCTGAATCTAAGTACGAGCTTATATTATGATTGAAAGTACGTTAACTCCGCCTTATTATGCGGTAATATTTTCTTCCTTATTATCTGACAATACAGAAGGCTACAGTGAAATGGCTGACAGAATGGAACTATTAGCTAAAAAACAACCAGGCTACTTAGGAATTGAGTATGCTAGAAGCGAAATAGGTATTACAGTATCTTACTGGGAAAGCTTGGAAGCTATCACTGCTTGGAAAAACAATATAGAACATACAGAGGCTAGACAAATGGGAAGAGAAAAGTGGTACCAACAATACCAATTACGCATTTGTAAAGTGGAACGTGAATACGGATTTAAAAAATAAAGATTAAATGTACGCTGCTATTAGTACTATTTTAAAAAAGTTTTTAAAACCTGCTACTATTTTTAGATATGGTTTTAATATTTCTCCTATGTATAGAAGGTCTACTGGACGTTTAACCTATGTTTCAGAAGATTTATATCATGTGAAGGTAAAAATTCCTATTAGTTTTAAAAATAAAAACTATGTGGGGTCTATTTTTGGGGGAAGTTTGTTTTCTGCTACTGATCCCGTGTTTATGATTCAGTTGATGCAAATTTTAGGAAATGATTATGTAGTATGGGATAAAGATGCTTCTATTAAATTTAAGCGCCCCGCGAAAGCTAGTGGTTATGTAGATTTTATTTTTACCCATGAGGAGATTGAAGACATTAAAAATAAAGTGGCCTCCGAAAAAGAGTATGATTTAGTTAAGCATATACAAATTACGAATCAAGATGCTTCAATTACCTTTGCTGAAGTATCAAAAACTATTTACATTGCAGATAAAACCTATTATAAGAATAAGCGCGCAAAAAAATAAATCGTTATTACTTCTTGTTCTCGCTAGTTTATGTATTATTTCTTGCTCAAAAAGAAGCAAACGCTTTTCTGACAATCAAGTTTTTAGATATAACGAGCATTCTAATATTACTTCTTTAGATCCGGCTTTTGCGAAAGATCAACGTAATATCTGGGCAATTAATCAGTTGTATAATGGTTTGGTTCAGTTGGATGATAGTTTACACGTTCAACCTGATATTGCTAAGCATTGGTCTATTTCTGAAGATGGTAAAACCTATCGTTTTTTACTTAGAAATGATGTGTTTTTTCATAAACATGAATTATTTGGTTCTCAAAAAACTAGAAAGGTTATTGCCAGTGATTTTGTGTATTCTTTTCATCGTTTATTAGACAAAAATGTGGCTTCTCCAGGTGGATGGGTTTTACAAAATGTGGCTAATTATACTGCTGAAAATGATTCTACTTTTGTGATTAATTTAAAGCAAGCCTTCCCTCCTTTTTTAGGTTTGCTCTCTATGAAATATTGTTCTGTTGTGCCTAAGGAAGCTGTTGATTATTTTAAATCTACTTTTAGAGCTAATCCTATTGGTACGGGGCCTTTTTATTTTAAGTTATGGGTTGAAAATACCAAATTGGTTTTACGTAAAAACATTCATTATTTTGAAAAAGATAGTAGTGGAACTTCTTTACCTTACTTAGAGGCTGTAGCAGTTACTTTTTTACCCGATAAACAGAGTGAGTTTTTACAGTTTATTCAAGGGAATATTGATTTTATGAAAAGTTTGGATGCTTCTTACAAGGATGATATTTTAAATACTGATGGAACGTTAAAGGATAAGTATGCGAATAGAATTCAAATGCAAACTGGTGCGTATTTAAATACTGAATATTTGGGTATTTATTTAGAAGGTGAAACTGAAACTCCTACCCTATCAAAATTAATTAGACAGGCTATTAATTACGGTTTTGATAGAGAGAAAATGATTACTTTTTTACGTAATGGTATTGGTACGCCTGCTATTCATGGTTTTATTCCTAAAGGGCTTCCTTCTTTTAATTATCAGAAAGGATATACGTATCAACCTGAAAAAGCGAAGGCTTTGGTTGAAGCATATAAAAAAACAACGGGTAAAACTTCCGTTACTATTCGTATTACCACCAATAGTAATTATTTGGATTTATGTGAGTTTATTCAGCGTGAACTTCAAAAGATTGGTTTAGATACTAAAGTAGATGTTATTCCGCCTTCTGCTCTTAGACAAGGTAAAGCTAGCGGTAAACTTCCTATTTTTAGAGCTAGTTGGATTGCGGATTATCCGGATGCTGAAAATTATCTGTCGTTATTTTATAGTAAAAATTTTACGCCTAATGGCCCTAACTACACACATTTTAAAAATAGTTTGTTTGATAGTTTGTATGAACAGTCTATTAAAGAGGTGGATTTGGTTAAAAGGCAACTACTGTATCAACAAATGGATCGTATTATTATTGATGAAGCACCTGTTGTTCCTTTGTATTATGATGAAGTAATTCGTTTTTCTCAAAAAAATGTTCATGGTTTGGGTATTAATCCTATTGATTTATTGCATTTAAAGCGTGTTAAAAAAGTGGCAGTTGGCAATTAGTTTTTGGCTGTTAGCTATTAGCTGGTTTGAGGTACGGGGTTCGAGGTGGAAGTAATTAGCTATTGACTGTTAGCCTTCGGCTGTTGGCTATTTCTAATTTTTAATGTTTAGTTTTTAGTTCTTAGTTTCACTCTGAACTTGATTAGCTTTTAGCATGTTAGCTCTTAGCTGGTTTGAGGTACGGGATAGTTGAATTAGGAATTACGAATTGTTCTATTTAAAAATCTTAACTACTTCTACTACTTAACTTCTATTAACTTCTATTAACTTCTATTTCTACAACTCTTCTTTCTAAACTTTATACTCTTATACCTTAAATATTTCCTTTAAGAACTAAAAACAAGACACTTACAACTTTTTATTTCTTTTTAGTTATTGATTTATAGAACTTTGATAGAGATGTAATAATTACTAGCGCTATTAATTATTTTCTTATCAAGGCGAAAATCCGAAAAGCCTTTATTTAAGAGAGTAGGAAAACAAAAACTTAACTATTATGGGATTTTATGGTAAAGAACCAGTTAATGCTGATCAATGTACTGTTGTTTATGTATGGACAGGATTGGGTACTCCTGGTTTTTTTAGTGTTTACGTTGAAGGAGATGCTCCGAATTACTCGTATGGATTTGACTTAGTAAGAGACCCACATTTTGTTGGTGGCTTAAAAGTTGATGTTATGGGATGGACTGGACCTTTAGGGCCAGGGAAATCTCCTTATAAAGTTCATGGGACTTTTCAAGGGGCTTTTTCTAATGAAATTATTATTTCTGGATCTAACGGGAATTTTACAGTTCCTGTGAAAGAAATTCCTCACGATGAAGTGGAGAATTATATTAAATCTAAACAGTTAGAAACTGTATAATACTAATTAAACGTTAAAATGACGCATATAAATTCTTTCTTTTTAGTTTGTTTGTCGTTTAAAAAGACAACCGTAACTATGGCTATGCTTGCTTTTTTAGCCTAAAACAATTCTAAAAATAATTCAATTTATTTATACGACATTCTAAAATTCAATTGGTATAAAACGTAAGTTATTACGTTAGTAGGCTATCAGGAAGTCATCAACAATACTAATCATATTGTTGATGATTTCTCGTTTTATATTGTTTTGGTTAGCTTTGAGCCATTGGCTTTTGGCGGTTAGCTGTTGGCTTTTTCTAATTTTTAATGTTTAGTGCTTAGTTTTTAGTTCACTCTCTGAACTCATAAATCATAACTTTTCGCTGTTGGCTGGTTGTATATGAAAAGATTGCTTCGATGCCTCGCAATTACGGCTTTTATTAGTTTTTAGTCTGATGACACAGCTATTAAAATAAAACTCGAAGTTTTAATGACTCCGAGTTTTGTTTTTAGTAAATTGATTTAAGATTTTCTACGGATTCCTATGGCTTCTAAGAGTTGTGGGTTTTCTGTTAAAGCATCATTTGCCATGGCATAGAAAGCTTGCATCCAGTCTGCCATTTTTTCTAGTGCAGCATTTTTTAATTTAGTTGCGTCTTGACTTTCTGCTTTTGCTCTACGACGGTGTGCTGCATATAATTGCATGAGTTGGTCTTTCTTTTCTTGAAAGTTTACAGATGCTTCTAAGGTTTCTATGTCTTCTTGTTGTTTTGCATCCCATATTTGTTTGGTTTAACTGTAAAGGTTTATACCTTCTTCTATTTTAGCTGCATCAAAGCCGTATTTGGCTATTTGTTGTGCTATTTCTTGTTGTTCTTGTGCATTTTGTAGTGCTATTCTCCACTTTTCTAATAATGCTGTTTCTGATTTCACAGGTCTTTTCGCCATGATTATTATGATTTTAATTATTAATTCTTCTTCTGTTTATAAAATAACTGGTATTGCTAGTTTCTTTTCTCTACTTCCCTCCTCTTTTTACTTTGCTTATTATACTTTTTACGTTATTTAATGTCTTTATTGTATTATCTAATGTCCTTTTTGTACTGCTTAGATTCTTTTTAGCATTGCTTAACGTCCTTTTGCCATTGCTTAACGTCCTTTTTGCGTTGCTTACCGCCATTTTACTGGCTAGACTGTTAAATTTGTTATGTATTTGGTGAATTGTTTATAGCAATTCTTTTTCTTACTCTGTAAACTTACTTTTTCCTTTGTTGATTTACAAATTTTTAGCTTCTTTTTAACAATTGTTTTGAGTTGTTGGCTGTGAGCCGGTTTGAGGTATGGGGTTCGGGGTTAAAGGCTATTAGCTCTTAGCCTTTAGCTTTGAGCTTTGGGCCATTGGCTAACTGTATGTGAAAAGGTTGCTTCGAATCCTAGCAATTACCGTATTTTATTAATTTTTAGTTTATTTTGGCTCTTAGAAATTGGCTATTCAATTAGTTAATTTTTAGTTTTTAACTCTTTACTATAGTTTAAAACTCCTATTCATTAGAAAAAATACTTCTATCAATAAAAAGTTTCAAGGTTACTGATGAAACAGAAGATTATGAAATTAATCTTTTTTTCGACAAAATTGGAGAAGAAATAACTGATCCTACCCTTTTGAAAGAGTCACAAAAAGAGCAACTAATAAATGGGCTTTTTGATTTTTTAAAAGTACAAAGTCCTGAAATGGAGGTTAACTTTTCTTTTATTCATTTAATTGAAAGTATTGATAACCCTGAGTTTAATATTTATGATGAAATGTTGTTAAAGTTCAATTCTGAAAATGGAACAATTACTTCAGTTCATTTACTGAACAGATATATAAACTCTTTAGAAAAGGGAAATAATCGGGAGAAGTGTTTAAAATTACTAAAGTCTATATCTAACAACACCAATTATAACGAATATGTAAGAGAAGATGCTTTTGATTGTTATGAATACCAAATGAAAAGCTACTAATACTTTTTAAAGGTTTCTACTTCACGTAAACTAAACTGTTCTCGATAATTTTTTTACTACGTTAACACTTCATAAAAAACACTCGAACTGACATGTTCAAAAAACTTATTCGTAAACCTATTTTTGTTAATGAAATAATTAACTGTTTATATGAATAGTTATTTAGTTCTACTTCTTAAAAAACTAAATACAATTTCTACAGCTCCCTAACAATAACAACTGCGCTGAGTTTATTTGATAATTGGCTATGGTTGGTATTGTTACATCAATAGAAATACATTCTACAGCTCCACACTCTTGACATTGAAAATGTGGATGTACATCTATATGTTTTTCTGAGGAACAGCCTGTACATTTTGCATACCACTTGATTCCTGATTTTCCTAAAAAACTATGGATGATTCCATCATGCTCTAATCTATCTAAAATTCTATATACTGTTGATTTGTTCATTTCTTTTTTTAGCATATCTACTAAATCAACTACAGAAATTGCTTGTTTACTTTTATCAAAGTAGTTTACTATTGTATTTACTGATTTGGTTTTTCTAATAACACTCATACCCTCATTTTTATTCCTTTACGATTACATGTAGCCTTCTTTGTTTAAAAATAATTGTTTTAAACATGTAATTTCATATGTCAAATATAAAACTACCTAGTTGCAATAACAAATATTTATCTATATTTGCAACCTAGTCGCAATTAAATAAATTAAATGATACTTACACGACAATCGGATGCCTTAGGTGCTGTTGCTAGTAGCTTGTGTGCTTTTCACTGTTTTGTTACTCCTATACTTTTTGCTGTACAAACTTGCTCTGCAGCATGTAGTCATGGTTCTTCTACTCCTAGTTGGTGGGGTTTTATTGATTATATTTTTATAGGTGTTTCCTTATTGGCTGTATATGCTTCTTCTAAGTCTACTTCTTCAAATTGGATTAAATATTTGCTATGGGTTAGCTGGATACTTTGTGCTACGGTTATTTTCATGGAGAAAACACAGCTGCTTTCATTACCTGAAATTACTATTTATTTTCCTTCTTTACTTTTAGCTTTCTTGCATTTATATAATAGAAAGCATTTTAGTTGTAAAGAAAGTGAATGTTAAACCTTTATTATTAAAACACAAGAAATGCCTAACGATACTAAAGATTTTATTGGTGACAACCATATTTCAACAAATACTGATACGCCTCTTAGAACGGATGCTTTTGCTAAAAGTGAGGATGAGAAAATAGCTTCTATACAAGGTTATTTTTCGAAAATAATGGAAGAATTAGGTTTGGATTTATCCGACGATAGTTTGTCTGGAACTCCTTATAGAGTAGCTAAAATGTATGTAAAAGAGTTGTTTTATGGTTTAAATCCTAAATATAAACCTAAGCTTACCACTTTTGAAAATAAATATGGGTATCAAAAAATACTTATAGAGCAGAATATTACTATTGATTCTTCTTGTGAGCATCATTTTTTACCTATTATAGGACAAGCTCATATTGGGTATATTCCTAGCAAAAGAGTTGTAGGGCTTTCTAAAATTAATAGACTTGTTGATTATTATGCGCATAGGCCTCAAGTGCAGGAACGATTATGTCAACAAATTCATAAAGACCTTAAAGAGGCGCTGGCTACTGAGGATATTATTATTATGATACAAGCAAAACATCTTTGTGTTTCTTCTAGAGGGATTAAAGATAAAAGTAGTTACACTACTACTTTAGAATATGGTGGCGTGTTTAATAATGAAGTTTACCGAAATGAGTTTTTTAGACTTATTCAACCCAATAACAATCCATCAGTATAATACTATTTTTCTGACTTAAATTTATAGCATTCATTTCTAATAAAGATGCTTACCAAAAATCAATTAACCAATAACTTTCCTTTATTAAGAATCAAAAAGCGGTTGTCTAAATATAGGCAACCGCTTTTTAAGTATAAAACACTTTTATATTATGAAGTGATTAAAACTTTTTTATTAATAGCTTAATAGATATAAAATATATTTACAATTGATAAAATTAAAAATACTAACTCCTTATTGATAATTACAAAATCTTACAATAAATACTCTACATATTTTGTGTGTAGTAATTATAATCCTTTAAAACAGTTTCTATAAACTCCATATCATTTTCTTGTGATTTTATTTGAGTAACCTCTTCTATTTTTTTTCTTAATTTTTTAATTGTTTTATAATCTCTTGATTCTTTTGCCCCAGAAAAAGTGTCTTTTATAATACGTGCATCATTATCTGACAACTTTATTACTGCTGCATACTTTGGCTTGTACTTTTCTGTAATCTCTTCAAGAATAGTTTGCGAAAAAGCTGCGTCATCTTTTAAATTTACAACTACTGTATTGGCCGAGATATCTCCTACTCTTTGATTGTTTTTTGTGATTATGATAGCTATAAAACCTATCATTTTACCTATTAAAAATATCACCCAAATAAGTCCTAAATATCGATCTAACCCTAAAGAAAAAACATAAATCAGTATTAAAATAAAAAAATTAAAGTCAACTACCCTCATAAACCATCTCATCATATAATCCGTTACAGAAGGTTTAAATCCTTCAATATTAACAACCCTTAGCTTTAATAATTTTTTACCTATGGTTTGTCCGTTTAAAAGAATTTCTGTGTATAAAGAATAAAAAGTTATAGGTAAAAACAACATGATATCAATAGCTTTAACAGACCATGCATCTCCATCTACAGCCGCTTTAATTAACGTAAAATTAAATAGTGATATAATCAAGTACAAATACGCAAACTTTACTATGTTATCTATAAAAAAAGCTAGTATTCTTAAACCTATATTAGCTAATTCAAAATTTATTTTAACATTTTGTGTGGTATTTACTTGCAGTCTTTTCATACATTATTTATTTTTGCTCTAATGAGAGAGGTAGCTTTTATTAAGCAAAATAAAGAAAAATGGCTTGAATTTGAACAAGTAATTTCAAATAATTACAAAAAAAGCCCAGACGAAATTGCTGATTTACATATTAAAATCATGAACGATTTGTCTTACGCACAGTCGTTTTACCCAAAAAGTAATGTGGTTTTATATTTGAACAAATTAGCTAAAAAAAGTTATGAAAAAATTTACCACACTAAAAAACAAGATAAGAACACAATTTTACAGTTCTTTTTTGAAAAGATACCTCTATTAGCCTATAAACATAGAAAGTATATATACATTTCTTTTATTTTCTTCTTTATTTGTTTCTTTATTGGTCTATTATCAACTTTTAATGATAACGGATTTGCTAGAGAAATATTAGGTGATTCTTATATTGATGAAACGTTAGAAAATATTGAAAGTGGAGATGCTTTAGCTATTTATAAAAATGGAAGTAATTGGGGAAGTTTTATTGGTATTTTTGATAACAACCTACGAGTTGGGCTTAATATG encodes the following:
- a CDS encoding alpha/beta hydrolase, giving the protein MPKIPIYFVPGLAANTKIFEYLTLPEETFELHFLEWILPKSINESIQEYAKRMCSFIKHENPILVGVSFGGVMVQEMSKHITYRKVIIISSIKSNKELPKRLKLAQVTKAYKLFPANIVSNIEKYEQYFFNDYLKKRAELYKIYLSVRDKDYLHWAIYNVLHWYQEENLPNVVHIHGDKDEIFPIKNIKDTILVENGTHIMILNKAKSISKILETECFLLT
- a CDS encoding DUF6438 domain-containing protein gives rise to the protein MKYLLSSMLILALNCSSPKKTTEATPEAASKATTEKVAEPKDPKDELIVVLKNAKSSNDVKALIKNSGLTWSKTAYDTKATQIGVVKVPEDKRDFWEKRLQETGEFRLVSKNSKKQLNEIIEKEKNRLISIRKTNCFGECPVYEITIDKNGNVAYNGEQFVMEKGKRAFKLSKEELEKLNKKLSSKDFESFNDVYDNPRVMDLPSTYITYKEKQIQIRLWNNIPAELVDVHEYVEGLLLERKYIE
- the mtaB gene encoding tRNA (N(6)-L-threonylcarbamoyladenosine(37)-C(2))-methylthiotransferase MtaB; its protein translation is MIADKKVAFYTLGCKLNFSETSTIARNFVNEGFERVEFEEKADVYVINTCSVTENADKRFKTIVKSALKQNEEAFVIGVGCYAQLKPEELANVDGVDLVLGATEKFNVTSYINDLTKNEIGEVHSCEIEEADFYVGSYSIGDRTRAFLKVQDGCDYKCTYCTIPLARGISRSDTLENVLKNAKEIAEKGIKEIVLTGVNIGDYGKGEFGNKKHEHTFLELVQALDKVEGIHRLRISSIEPNLLKDETIDFVSKSNTFVPHFHIPLQSGSDTLLKRMKRRYLRRVYTDRVTKIKQVMPNACIGVDVIVGFPGETDELFLETYNYLSELNISYLHVFTYSERANTEAVEMDGVVPKNVRAKRSKMLRGLSVKKRRAFYESQLGNTLTVLFEGENKEGYIHGFTENYLKVKTPWNPELVNTLHQVTLTTIDEDGLVRFDFC
- a CDS encoding GNAT family N-acetyltransferase, with protein sequence MVIFETERLIVRKLILEDLDGFHEMQSNPKVMQYADGEVKSYLEHKSELISLIDKYTIPDNDFWIYAIVRKSDVTFVGTVALVKDGTDDEIGYRFLETYWGNGYATEICKGLISYCKSIGMKKLIGYVVDKNIASAKILERYNFTLVKRFVSEDIGLPESKYELIL
- a CDS encoding antibiotic biosynthesis monooxygenase — encoded protein: MIESTLTPPYYAVIFSSLLSDNTEGYSEMADRMELLAKKQPGYLGIEYARSEIGITVSYWESLEAITAWKNNIEHTEARQMGREKWYQQYQLRICKVEREYGFKK
- a CDS encoding DUF4442 domain-containing protein; this translates as MYAAISTILKKFLKPATIFRYGFNISPMYRRSTGRLTYVSEDLYHVKVKIPISFKNKNYVGSIFGGSLFSATDPVFMIQLMQILGNDYVVWDKDASIKFKRPAKASGYVDFIFTHEEIEDIKNKVASEKEYDLVKHIQITNQDASITFAEVSKTIYIADKTYYKNKRAKK
- a CDS encoding ABC transporter substrate-binding protein, with protein sequence MKPIIRISAQKNKSLLLLVLASLCIISCSKRSKRFSDNQVFRYNEHSNITSLDPAFAKDQRNIWAINQLYNGLVQLDDSLHVQPDIAKHWSISEDGKTYRFLLRNDVFFHKHELFGSQKTRKVIASDFVYSFHRLLDKNVASPGGWVLQNVANYTAENDSTFVINLKQAFPPFLGLLSMKYCSVVPKEAVDYFKSTFRANPIGTGPFYFKLWVENTKLVLRKNIHYFEKDSSGTSLPYLEAVAVTFLPDKQSEFLQFIQGNIDFMKSLDASYKDDILNTDGTLKDKYANRIQMQTGAYLNTEYLGIYLEGETETPTLSKLIRQAINYGFDREKMITFLRNGIGTPAIHGFIPKGLPSFNYQKGYTYQPEKAKALVEAYKKTTGKTSVTIRITTNSNYLDLCEFIQRELQKIGLDTKVDVIPPSALRQGKASGKLPIFRASWIADYPDAENYLSLFYSKNFTPNGPNYTHFKNSLFDSLYEQSIKEVDLVKRQLLYQQMDRIIIDEAPVVPLYYDEVIRFSQKNVHGLGINPIDLLHLKRVKKVAVGN
- a CDS encoding Fur family transcriptional regulator, which gives rise to MSVIRKTKSVNTIVNYFDKSKQAISVVDLVDMLKKEMNKSTVYRILDRLEHDGIIHSFLGKSGIKWYAKCTGCSSEKHIDVHPHFQCQECGAVECISIDVTIPTIANYQINSAQLLLLGSCRNCI
- a CDS encoding MerC domain-containing protein, which translates into the protein MILTRQSDALGAVASSLCAFHCFVTPILFAVQTCSAACSHGSSTPSWWGFIDYIFIGVSLLAVYASSKSTSSNWIKYLLWVSWILCATVIFMEKTQLLSLPEITIYFPSLLLAFLHLYNRKHFSCKESEC
- the folE gene encoding GTP cyclohydrolase I FolE, translating into MPNDTKDFIGDNHISTNTDTPLRTDAFAKSEDEKIASIQGYFSKIMEELGLDLSDDSLSGTPYRVAKMYVKELFYGLNPKYKPKLTTFENKYGYQKILIEQNITIDSSCEHHFLPIIGQAHIGYIPSKRVVGLSKINRLVDYYAHRPQVQERLCQQIHKDLKEALATEDIIIMIQAKHLCVSSRGIKDKSSYTTTLEYGGVFNNEVYRNEFFRLIQPNNNPSV
- a CDS encoding RDD family protein encodes the protein MKRLQVNTTQNVKINFELANIGLRILAFFIDNIVKFAYLYLIISLFNFTLIKAAVDGDAWSVKAIDIMLFLPITFYSLYTEILLNGQTIGKKLLKLRVVNIEGFKPSVTDYMMRWFMRVVDFNFFILILIYVFSLGLDRYLGLIWVIFLIGKMIGFIAIIITKNNQRVGDISANTVVVNLKDDAAFSQTILEEITEKYKPKYAAVIKLSDNDARIIKDTFSGAKESRDYKTIKKLRKKIEEVTQIKSQENDMEFIETVLKDYNYYTQNM